The following nucleotide sequence is from Allocatelliglobosispora scoriae.
CATCCGCACCGACGGCGTCGACGTCTTCCAGGGCAGCGTCACGTTTCTGCACGCCGCGCGTGCTGCGGGCCTGCGGACCGCCGTCGTCTCCGCCAGCGCCAACACCCCCGACGTGCTCGCCGCCGTCGGCCTCGAGGAGCTCTTCGACGTCCGCGTCGACGGCAACGTCGCGCTCGACCGGGGCCTGCGGGGCAAACCGCAGCCGGACACCTTCGCGTACGCCGCCGAACTCCTCGGTGTGACACCCGCGCAGGCCGCCGTCTTCGAGGATGCGCTCGCCGGGGTGGCGGCGGGCCGGGCGGGGGGCTTCGGCCTCGTGGTCGGCGTCGACCGCACCGACGGCGACCGCACCGACGGCCGCAGCCACGCCGATGCCCTGCGGGAGAACGGGGCGGACCTCGTCGTCAACGATCTCACGGAGCTGCTGGCATGATCCGAGAGCACGGCTTTCCCGTCGAACCCTGGCACGTCCGCGAGGAGGAGCTCGACCTCGACGTGCTGGCCCAGTCCGAGTCGGTCTTCGCGCTCGCCAACGGGCACATCGGGCTGCGCGGCAACCTCGACGAGGGCGAACCCTACGGGATCAGCGGCACCTACCTGAACTCGTTCTACGAGCTGCGGCCGCTGCCCTACGCGGAGGCCGGCTATGGCTACCCCGAGTCCGGGCAGACCATCGTCAACGTCACCAACGGCAAGCTGATCCGGCTGCTCGTCGACGATGAACCCCTCGACGTCCGCCACGGCGAGCTGCTCTCCCACGAGCGGGTGCTGGACCTGCGGGCGGGCACGCTGCGCCGCGAGCTGGTCTGGCGCTCCCCCGGCGGCAGCGTGGTGAAGGTGATCAGCACCCGGCTCGTCTCGTTCACCCAGCGCTCCGTGGCGGCCGTCCGCTACGAGGTGGAGCCGGTGAACTGCTCGATCCGGCTGATCGTGCAGTCGGAGCTCGTCGCCAACGAGGCATCGGCCACACCGAGCACGGATCCCCGGGTCGCCGCCGTCCTCGAGTCGCCGCTCGTGGCCGAGGAGCAGCTGGTCACCGACGACGGGACGGCGCTGCTGGTGCACAGCACCCGGACGAGCAAGCTGCGGGCCGGTGCGGCGATGGTGCACGAGGTCGACTGCGCCGTGCGTACGGATGTCAGCACCGAGGCGTACGAGGACTGGGCCCGGACCACGGTGGCGTGCGAGCTCGCCGACGGCGAGCGGCTGACCCTGACGAAGCTCCTGGCCTACGGCTGGTCGAGCCGCCGATCGGTGCCCGCCATCCGGGACCAGGTCGGGGCGGCGCTCGCCGGTGCGCGGTTCTCCGGCTGGGAGGGACTGCTCGCGGAGCAGCGCGACTACCTCGACTCCTTCTGGGACGCCGCCGACGTGCGGATCGACGGGGATCCCGAGGTGCAGCAGGCGGTCAGGTTCGGCCTGTTCCACGTGCTGCAGGCGGGAGCCCGGGCCGAGCAGCGCCCGATCTCGGCGAAAGGCCTGACCGGGCCGGGCTACGACGGCCACGCGTTCTGGGACACGGAGATGTTCGTGCTGCCGGTGCTCACCTACACGCACCCGGCGGCGGTCGCGGACGCCCTGCGGTGG
It contains:
- a CDS encoding beta-phosphoglucomutase family hydrolase — its product is MTRSGIKLPERVTACLFDMDGVLTQTAKVHNAAWEQTFNAFLRRRADALRQPYQPFDPVGDYQRYVDGRARADGVRAFLASRQITVPEGSADDAPDLDTVFGIGNRKNQLLLERIRTDGVDVFQGSVTFLHAARAAGLRTAVVSASANTPDVLAAVGLEELFDVRVDGNVALDRGLRGKPQPDTFAYAAELLGVTPAQAAVFEDALAGVAAGRAGGFGLVVGVDRTDGDRTDGRSHADALRENGADLVVNDLTELLA